A genomic region of Microbacterium schleiferi contains the following coding sequences:
- a CDS encoding sensor histidine kinase: protein MTEKKWWDLAVPLFSALIAALVVFAIDGVGSPDGVIAAGSAAVFVVAYFLWGRALLATFSRPRAIAFFATMTVSLAVAVAASPFMAIMQTLAYPLAWVTTRSRRGGIAGSVLIGASVFIGFAAPAGFDAGGLLSGLVSGGLSVIFACALGLWITSIAEYGAERAQLLTELTAAQGELATLNHERGVAAERERVSRDIHDTLAQTLAGLVLLSERASRQSREGDVVAATASIATVEQTAREALAEARALVAQTAAVPADDALAAAIERLAERFRREADLVITLEISETIALDREAQVVLLRCLQEALANVRKHAEASTVSVVVGEDEGFVVLHVSDDGVGFDPDAPRSGFGLDGMLDRVALAGGSVEIDAKENKGVVVSVRLPREGFGA from the coding sequence ATGACCGAGAAAAAGTGGTGGGATCTTGCCGTTCCCCTCTTCTCGGCTCTCATCGCCGCGCTCGTGGTCTTTGCGATCGACGGTGTCGGGAGCCCCGATGGTGTTATCGCCGCCGGGAGCGCCGCCGTCTTCGTCGTCGCCTACTTCCTCTGGGGGCGCGCTCTCCTCGCCACGTTCTCTCGGCCACGTGCGATCGCCTTTTTCGCGACAATGACGGTGAGCTTGGCAGTAGCCGTGGCGGCGTCGCCCTTCATGGCGATCATGCAAACGCTCGCGTACCCGCTGGCGTGGGTGACAACCCGCAGCCGCCGAGGAGGAATCGCGGGTTCGGTCCTCATCGGAGCCAGCGTGTTCATTGGGTTCGCAGCGCCCGCGGGGTTCGATGCGGGAGGACTTCTATCGGGCCTGGTCTCCGGCGGACTCTCCGTGATCTTCGCGTGCGCCCTGGGACTGTGGATCACGAGCATCGCCGAGTACGGCGCGGAACGAGCGCAGCTGCTGACCGAGCTCACCGCCGCGCAAGGCGAACTCGCCACGCTGAACCACGAGCGCGGGGTCGCGGCCGAGCGCGAGCGCGTTTCCCGAGACATCCACGACACCCTTGCTCAAACACTCGCGGGGCTGGTCCTGCTCAGTGAGCGCGCCAGCAGACAGTCGCGTGAAGGTGATGTGGTTGCCGCGACCGCGAGTATCGCCACCGTCGAGCAGACCGCTCGCGAGGCTCTGGCAGAAGCGCGGGCTCTCGTCGCGCAGACAGCTGCCGTTCCCGCCGACGATGCGCTCGCCGCAGCGATCGAACGGCTTGCGGAGAGGTTCCGGCGCGAGGCCGATTTGGTGATCACTCTCGAGATTTCAGAGACGATCGCCCTCGACCGGGAAGCGCAGGTGGTGTTGCTGCGATGTCTGCAGGAGGCCCTCGCTAACGTGCGAAAGCACGCGGAGGCTTCAACGGTCTCCGTCGTGGTGGGTGAGGATGAAGGCTTCGTCGTTCTGCACGTCAGTGATGATGGCGTCGGATTCGATCCCGATGCGCCCCGGTCAGGGTTCGGTCTCGACGGAATGCTCGATCGCGTCGCGCTCGCGGGGGGAAGTGTCGAGATCGACGCGAAGGAGAACAAGGGCGTGGTCGTCTCCGTGCGGCTGCCGAGAGAGGGATTCGGCGCATGA
- a CDS encoding ABC transporter permease, with the protein MSTVVMARRGAPANLITQGVRRVGYEIRGYTRSFETVFFTFLFPILMLGLFSVVFGGDGATSYGPGLPAIPAVQMYLPGLLAAGVLLSGLQNLAIDIALERHDGTLKRLGGTPLAPVSYFIGKIGQVLATAIAQVIALLLFAVFVLGATLPDTVDAWMTFAWVFLLGLSTSALLGIAISAIPRSTRGASAVVIPVVLILQFISGVYMFFWLLPEWLQNVANLLPLAWMAKGMRAVFLPPEYAALEQNGQWDLGMTAIVLAIWLVVGLVLSRVTFRWIRRDA; encoded by the coding sequence ACGAGATTCGCGGGTACACACGGTCGTTCGAGACCGTCTTCTTCACGTTCCTGTTTCCGATCCTCATGCTCGGACTCTTCAGCGTCGTCTTCGGCGGTGACGGAGCGACCAGCTATGGGCCGGGACTCCCCGCGATCCCCGCTGTGCAGATGTACCTGCCGGGGCTGCTGGCCGCGGGCGTGCTGCTCTCGGGGCTCCAGAATCTCGCGATCGACATTGCGCTGGAACGCCACGACGGCACCCTCAAGCGCCTCGGCGGAACACCCCTGGCGCCGGTCAGCTACTTCATCGGCAAGATCGGCCAGGTTCTTGCGACGGCCATCGCTCAGGTCATCGCGCTCCTGCTCTTCGCCGTGTTCGTACTGGGGGCGACTCTGCCCGACACCGTGGATGCGTGGATGACGTTCGCCTGGGTGTTCCTCCTCGGGCTGTCCACGTCGGCGCTGCTGGGCATCGCGATCTCGGCGATCCCGCGGTCAACGCGTGGCGCCTCGGCGGTCGTCATCCCGGTGGTCCTCATCCTGCAGTTCATCTCCGGTGTGTACATGTTCTTCTGGCTGCTGCCCGAGTGGCTGCAGAACGTCGCGAATCTGCTCCCGCTCGCGTGGATGGCCAAGGGTATGCGTGCCGTGTTCCTCCCGCCCGAGTACGCCGCGCTCGAGCAGAACGGGCAGTGGGATCTGGGGATGACGGCGATCGTGCTGGCGATCTGGCTCGTGGTTGGACTCGTGCTCAGTCGCGTCACCTTCCGCTGGATTCGCCGCGACGCGTAG